One genomic segment of Belonocnema kinseyi isolate 2016_QV_RU_SX_M_011 chromosome 2, B_treatae_v1, whole genome shotgun sequence includes these proteins:
- the LOC117183052 gene encoding EGF domain-specific O-linked N-acetylglucosamine transferase-like, with product MFWFFYVDVTIYTQSAFPIENSEVVVYNRDLPFKKQLEISRNSDIFIGIHGAGLTHLLFLPEWASVFELYNCEDASCYKDLARLKGVKYFTWEDSEKLIQEDPGSHPNGGAHAKFTNYSFDVKEFLRIVFLAEKHVKNHKAFQAFVEKALSKDSKRKSKDEL from the exons ATGTTTTGGTTTTTCTATGTTGATGTGACTATATACACTCAATCAGCATTCCCAATTGAAAATTCCGAAGTC GTGGTTTATAACAGAGATTTGCCATTTAAGAAGCAgttagaaatttcaagaaattctgatATTTTTATTGGTATTCATGGTGCTGGTCTCACACACCTTCTTTTTCTTCCTGAATGGGCATCTGTATTTGAATT atacAATTGTGAGGATGCCAGTTGCTACAAAGATTTAGCTCGTTTGAAAGGTGTAAAATATTTTACGTGGGAGGATTCAGAGAAACTAATTCAAGAAGACCCG GGTAGTCACCCAAATGGTGGTGCTCATGCAAAATTCACCAATTACAGTTTCGACGTCAAGGAATTCCTGCGTATAGTTTTTCTCGCCGAGAAACATGTCAAGAATCACAAAGCTTTTCAAGCTTTCGTCGAAAAAGCTTTGAGTAAAGACTCAAAACGAAAATCCAAAGACGAACTTTAA
- the LOC117168352 gene encoding uncharacterized protein At4g17910: protein MASLDDTRYRQQQEEFVSNHGGTTPQEIIFLLLPNVLSVFLTISILDLMGKSLNRNLRVVLEFILTVVPSILCCTILSEHLFHVCAIMLLLSLITLLLISFKKSTSGKRISTLNHKNLSFLTNFRAWTNITTVICILAVDFQIFPRKFAKTEVYGYSLMDTGVGLFIIANALVAPEARGISVDEKINLFQGMIKSLKSCIPLLILGFGRFFAIEYLGYQRHITEYGVHWNFFITLAFVKLFTSMISKTISSRYSLLSGLWILAMYEYGLNAKGLKKWILSEGSRDDFISANREGLVSIPGYVGLYLIAVSIGKLIHSTYQNLSANSKQNSQFLEIKLFKFEIRVAYNQPMILCIKLSLIASHFCAVMLVCDSFLSVSRRLANAGYCAWIVTLAASLLTLLLLVEILIDVFVRSKIENENQKTRKVYAKERNLPKAKAHFDNEENFSENLEIFEAVNYNGLGFFLLANILTGTVNMSVKTLYVDDMFALKILVSYLAVSIVSVLVCYRHKVQIRL, encoded by the coding sequence atggCATCTCTGGATGACACCCGTTATCGCCAACAGCAGGAAGAATTCGTCTCAAATCATGGCGGAACAACCccacaagaaataattttcctaCTTCTCCCAAACGTGCTTAGTGTTTTTCTCACGATCTCCATTCTAGACTTAATGGGAAAGAGTCTAAATCGCAATCTACGAGTTGTTTTAGAATTTATATTAACCGTCGTTCCCTCCATTTTATGCTGCACAATATTATCCGAACACTTGTTCCACGTTTGTGCTATCATGCTCCTACTTTCTTTAATTACTCTCCTCTTAATCAGCTTCAAAAAATCAACATCCGGTAAGAGAATTTCGACCTTGAACCACAAAAATCTTTCATTTCTAACAAACTTTCGAGCCTGGACAAATATCACAACAGTCATATGCATCTTGGCAgtcgattttcaaatttttccacgcAAATTTGCAAAGACTGAAGTCTATGGTTACAGTCTGATGGACACTGGAGTAGGGCTTTTTATAATCGCGAATGCTCTAGTGGCGCCGGAAGCGAGAGGAATAAGCGtagacgaaaaaattaatttatttcagggAATGATAAAGTCATTGAAAAGTTGCATTCCTCTCCTGATTTTGGGATTTGGGCGCTTTTTCGCGATAGAATACTTAGGATATCAGAGACATATCACAGAATATGGTGtccattggaatttttttataaccttAGCCTTCGTCAAGCTTTTCACGAGTATGATTTCAAAAACTATCAGTTCCAGATACTCGCTCTTGTCAGGACTCTGGATCCTGGCGATGTACGAGTACGGTTTGAATGCGAAAGGCTTGAAAAAATGGATCCTGAGTGAGGGATCTAGAGACGACTTTATTTCTGCAAATCGCGAGGGTCTGGTGTCAATTCCTGGCTATGTGGGGCTTTACTTAATTGCGGTTTCGATTGGAAAACTTATTCATTCAACCTACCAGAATTTGAGTGCTAATTCAAAACAGAATTCGCAATTTTTAgagattaaattgtttaaatttgagattAGAGTCGCGTACAATCAGCCTATGATACTCTGCATAAAACTGTCGCTGATAGCTTCGCATTTTTGTGCTGTGATGCTAGTTTGTGACTCGTTTCTTTCAGTTTCGAGACGACTTGCTAATGCCGGATATTGTGCGTGGATTGTTACTCTTGCTGCAAGTTTGTTGACACTTTTGTTATTGGTTGAGATCTTGATAGATGTGTTTGTTCGATCCAAAATAGAGAACGAAAATCAAAAGACGCGAAAAGTGTATGCTAAGGAAAGAAATTTGCCGAAAGCGAAAGCTCATTTTGATAATGAGGAGAATTTTAGTGAAAACCTGGAGATTTTTGAAGCTGTTAATTACAATGGGCTTGGTTTTTTTCTCCTTGCGAATATACTGACAGGAACTGTTAATATGTCTGTAAAAACATTGTACGTTGATGATATGTTTGCTCTGAAAATTCTTGTCAGCTACTTGGCTGTGAGTATTGTGTCCGTCTTGGTCTGTTACAGACACAAGGTACAAATTAGATTATAA